A genomic stretch from Kovacikia minuta CCNUW1 includes:
- a CDS encoding DUF6745 domain-containing protein gives MNNRFSNLNPEQEKLIPVYKDRWKQFTCSTAKVNRQKASNALKEAYTLIGEQQPDVFFFDSPYAALEAIQHEFWERVEDELAGDSRMLLKVFTDLIKYPILTLITTDSLADYLWQSLWEPLYQDMTSYHEVIEAATYREDILDYESLGIEDWVPYGSFFDFCISVMNYNELAQEEWKVFQALSSELYKVYLYQGICIASDRPIKINFDLRGRIHAENDEPAIQFADGFSLYAHHGKYVHHEIITLS, from the coding sequence ATGAATAACCGTTTCAGTAACCTAAACCCTGAACAGGAGAAATTGATTCCAGTCTATAAAGATAGGTGGAAGCAGTTTACCTGCTCTACTGCTAAAGTTAACCGCCAGAAGGCATCCAATGCACTTAAGGAAGCGTACACTTTAATTGGTGAGCAGCAGCCTGATGTTTTTTTCTTTGATAGTCCTTACGCAGCACTAGAAGCCATTCAGCATGAATTTTGGGAACGAGTAGAAGACGAGCTAGCTGGCGACAGCCGTATGTTATTAAAAGTCTTCACCGATTTAATTAAATACCCAATCTTAACTTTAATCACAACTGATTCTCTTGCAGATTACCTTTGGCAAAGCTTGTGGGAGCCACTCTATCAAGATATGACCTCATATCACGAGGTGATAGAAGCTGCCACTTACAGAGAGGACATTCTTGACTACGAGAGCCTTGGGATTGAAGATTGGGTTCCTTATGGTAGCTTTTTTGACTTTTGTATCTCTGTTATGAATTACAATGAGCTTGCTCAGGAAGAATGGAAAGTATTTCAGGCATTGTCATCGGAACTTTACAAGGTTTATTTGTATCAAGGCATTTGTATTGCTAGTGATAGACCAATCAAAATTAATTTTGATTTGAGAGGTCGTATTCACGCAGAAAACGATGAACCAGCAATTCAATTTGCCGATGGGTTCTCTCTCTATGCTCATCATGGCAAGTATGTTCATCATGAAATAATTACTCTTAGCTGA
- the mobV gene encoding MobV family relaxase, with product MNFDILALVQVHSLGNPKAMAYPILRFGKIKSPAQVKASQDHCTRIRETKNADPNDTSLNRQLLGSAETLCEQVEGILQAAEQKRKTRPDANRVCEVLLSASPEWFRQGNHPGGEIDPKKVEQFAERATEFLTQEFGECCLSAVLHLDETTPHIHAHVVPIHREKGWLSWENWFGGREKLQEWQDKVAEAMEPLGLQRGIKGTIAEHEQIQNFYGRIKREVEVPDLEREFVLPLPAAQESAQDYHQRASEFLAQKVPQVQDAISTVVAHAKNEEFALRKERETRLTSHRLADKVEQLERQYTQSQTNLKTLSENQKQAIAQELITTANMVLNLAQTNYWKGQAYVLSRRRGFTKIDTRAGKRLVHNQEGPPTLTPNFKMSDLEKIRKDRDRILLSISQMYEQQELKRAKRR from the coding sequence TTGAATTTTGACATTCTTGCCCTCGTTCAGGTTCATTCTTTGGGGAATCCTAAAGCAATGGCCTATCCAATTCTCCGCTTCGGCAAGATCAAATCCCCAGCCCAGGTCAAAGCTTCCCAGGACCACTGCACCCGCATCCGTGAGACGAAGAATGCAGACCCCAATGACACGTCCCTCAACCGTCAGCTATTAGGGAGTGCTGAAACTTTGTGCGAACAGGTTGAAGGGATTCTGCAAGCGGCAGAACAGAAGCGAAAGACCAGACCCGATGCCAATCGAGTGTGTGAAGTGCTGCTGAGCGCTAGCCCCGAATGGTTCCGCCAGGGCAATCATCCAGGCGGGGAGATTGACCCCAAGAAGGTGGAGCAGTTTGCCGAACGGGCAACAGAGTTTCTAACCCAAGAATTTGGTGAGTGCTGTCTTTCTGCGGTCTTGCACCTGGACGAAACGACGCCCCACATCCATGCTCATGTCGTGCCGATCCATCGTGAGAAAGGCTGGCTCAGCTGGGAGAACTGGTTTGGCGGGCGGGAGAAGCTCCAAGAGTGGCAGGACAAGGTTGCGGAAGCGATGGAGCCGTTGGGTTTACAACGTGGCATCAAAGGGACGATCGCCGAGCATGAGCAGATCCAGAACTTTTATGGGCGGATCAAGCGAGAAGTCGAGGTGCCGGACCTGGAGCGGGAGTTCGTACTGCCTTTGCCTGCCGCGCAGGAATCGGCGCAGGACTATCATCAGCGGGCAAGTGAGTTTCTGGCGCAGAAGGTACCGCAAGTGCAGGATGCCATCTCAACGGTGGTTGCCCACGCCAAGAACGAGGAGTTTGCCCTTAGAAAGGAACGGGAGACACGGCTCACTTCCCATCGGCTAGCAGACAAAGTCGAGCAGCTGGAGCGGCAATATACCCAGTCACAAACCAACCTGAAGACGCTCAGTGAAAACCAAAAGCAGGCGATCGCTCAGGAGTTAATCACAACGGCGAACATGGTGCTCAACCTGGCTCAAACCAATTACTGGAAAGGTCAGGCCTATGTGCTCAGCCGTCGTCGAGGCTTTACCAAGATTGATACCCGTGCTGGTAAACGGCTGGTCCATAACCAGGAGGGACCGCCAACGCTGACCCCAAATTTCAAGATGAGTGACCTGGAGAAGATCAGGAAAGACCGAGACCGCATCCTCCTGTCAATCTCCCAGATGTATGAGCAGCAGGAATTGAAGCGGGCAAAGCGACGGTAA
- a CDS encoding IS5 family transposase, with amino-acid sequence MAYSSSLTDAEWEILEPLLPQILPKKKRTRPCDWTKREIIDGILYQLKNGCNWEDLPKDLPPYSTVYWHYKQWREAGVIEKLMGVLHGQVREQVKKKPKWTRLIIIDSQAVKNTCNASVDSKGFCFYKATNGIKRHLAVDTLGFPFFTHCTKADVSDDLGLLEMLTLNIDYFKSKPVNIPKITILLDHGYHIDALIEALEQVYPQIMTKIRFERSTKPSKQEKAAQGKSGFVPAVARWVIERSNAWMERCKSLVKNFERTLSHAETKINLCFVRLMLKRLAATS; translated from the coding sequence ATGGCATATTCGAGCAGTCTCACTGATGCAGAATGGGAAATTCTTGAACCGCTGTTGCCTCAGATATTACCCAAGAAGAAACGGACCCGACCCTGCGATTGGACGAAGCGGGAGATCATTGATGGCATCCTTTATCAACTCAAGAACGGTTGCAATTGGGAAGACTTACCCAAAGACTTACCTCCCTACTCGACGGTGTATTGGCACTACAAGCAGTGGCGGGAAGCTGGGGTGATCGAGAAACTGATGGGAGTATTGCATGGACAGGTGCGGGAACAGGTTAAAAAAAAGCCCAAATGGACGAGGTTAATCATCATTGACTCGCAAGCGGTGAAGAATACTTGCAATGCCAGTGTAGACTCAAAGGGCTTCTGTTTTTACAAAGCGACCAATGGGATTAAAAGGCACCTGGCTGTTGATACGCTTGGGTTTCCCTTTTTCACTCATTGCACAAAAGCTGATGTTTCCGATGATCTGGGATTGCTTGAGATGTTGACGCTCAACATTGACTATTTCAAGTCAAAACCTGTTAACATTCCCAAGATTACCATCTTGCTCGACCACGGCTATCACATTGATGCTTTGATTGAAGCATTGGAGCAGGTTTATCCTCAAATTATGACGAAAATCAGGTTTGAGCGTTCAACCAAACCCTCGAAACAAGAGAAAGCAGCGCAAGGAAAATCTGGATTTGTCCCAGCAGTCGCAAGATGGGTCATCGAACGATCCAATGCTTGGATGGAGCGGTGTAAAAGTTTGGTTAAAAACTTTGAGCGCACCCTATCTCATGCGGAAACTAAGATTAACCTCTGCTTTGTCAGGCTAATGCTGAAGCGGCTTGCAGCTACTTCCTGA
- a CDS encoding Ig-like domain-containing protein: MSIFCNPASRLGSTASNRSSLLLGLMGWGMFSLGLLGNPEPGISQNVQVARTRGRQLQPQRVELPAPTVEGAKRINPYTAEIVTQNQTLTLSGTAPAGTTLKLRFYAQRRRQELQPVVQPDGSWSIPLTVPLPEGRNELYLSATALKDNHRSSGLQLVIVVDRTLPTLQVQQFRNNQVAPLVEGSVLAVGDRLLGQVDGTGSRVRSLTYRMDEQSTETPIPVSTDGLFNEVLTARGLAPGRHQLTLTATDAAGNQRIVSYPVITGSTFNQQRSVGELLVRLLQITGSNRKLAWTKQPDIVGYVVGSQKITHLEGRLLPRLISEAPGKRQGTQALADNHIPFQDMTALLQPNGTFWLKENFLRTIDYANLDDGPYTLELRGQTADTAQFSQRLEFVLDRTSPEIQLSNIDGIAWDWGTRLQGSVHENLSEVQVDYQFVREKDRAVTSRGAFKVQGRRIDLLLPEFVKTNRMLEEEETYYLLLNAHDLAGNVESLKYTFFIPGDRRVIDDDVLTPAQIQELERRRRR, from the coding sequence ATGTCTATTTTTTGCAACCCTGCTTCTCGTCTTGGCTCCACTGCTTCAAATCGCTCGTCTTTGTTACTGGGACTGATGGGATGGGGGATGTTCTCGTTGGGACTCCTGGGAAATCCTGAGCCAGGAATCAGCCAGAACGTTCAAGTCGCGCGCACCAGGGGACGACAGCTTCAACCCCAACGAGTTGAACTTCCAGCACCCACAGTTGAGGGTGCAAAGAGGATTAACCCTTATACGGCTGAAATTGTCACTCAAAATCAGACCCTGACATTGAGTGGAACAGCCCCAGCGGGCACAACCCTGAAGCTGCGTTTTTATGCCCAGCGCCGCCGTCAAGAGTTGCAACCAGTGGTTCAACCGGATGGCTCCTGGTCAATCCCACTAACGGTTCCGTTGCCAGAAGGTCGGAATGAGCTATACCTGTCTGCTACTGCCCTAAAAGACAACCACAGAAGTTCAGGGCTGCAACTGGTTATCGTTGTAGACAGGACGCTTCCAACCTTGCAGGTGCAGCAGTTTAGAAACAATCAAGTCGCCCCTCTGGTTGAAGGAAGTGTGCTTGCGGTTGGCGATCGATTGTTAGGTCAGGTTGATGGCACAGGGTCACGGGTGAGGAGTTTGACCTATCGGATGGATGAGCAGTCCACAGAAACTCCGATTCCGGTTTCGACGGACGGATTATTCAATGAGGTCTTAACGGCGAGGGGATTGGCTCCTGGAAGACATCAGTTGACACTAACAGCAACTGATGCGGCAGGCAATCAAAGAATTGTTTCTTATCCAGTCATCACAGGTTCGACGTTTAATCAACAGCGCTCAGTTGGTGAATTGCTGGTTAGACTGCTTCAAATTACCGGAAGTAACCGGAAGCTGGCTTGGACGAAACAGCCAGATATTGTCGGTTATGTTGTGGGTTCTCAGAAAATTACGCATTTAGAAGGACGGTTGTTACCGCGTTTGATTAGTGAAGCTCCAGGCAAACGGCAAGGGACTCAAGCGTTGGCAGATAATCACATCCCATTCCAGGATATGACCGCACTGTTGCAGCCCAATGGAACATTTTGGTTGAAGGAGAACTTCCTGCGGACGATCGATTATGCCAACCTGGATGATGGACCTTACACGCTCGAACTCCGAGGGCAAACGGCGGACACGGCTCAATTCTCCCAACGCTTAGAGTTTGTCTTAGATCGCACGTCACCTGAAATCCAACTCTCCAATATTGACGGGATTGCCTGGGATTGGGGCACTCGGCTACAGGGCAGTGTGCATGAGAATCTCAGTGAGGTGCAGGTCGATTACCAGTTTGTGCGGGAGAAGGATCGGGCTGTTACGTCCAGGGGGGCATTTAAGGTGCAGGGGAGACGAATTGATCTGCTGCTGCCGGAGTTTGTTAAGACCAATCGGATGTTGGAAGAAGAGGAAACTTACTACCTGCTGTTGAATGCTCACGATTTAGCAGGAAATGTCGAGTCTTTGAAATACACCTTCTTTATTCCTGGCGATCGCCGGGTCATCGATGATGATGTTCTCACTCCAGCCCAAATTCAGGAGCTAGAGCGTAGAAGGAGACGTTGA
- a CDS encoding glycosyltransferase family protein — translation MTGAAVKRGVVYCALKIPEYLEAAVISAFALRQLEPELPIVLLTDFAGVEGLGLERFNITVKRIVLPEVWRLPDAMESRLVKTSLPELVEFDETLYLDADVLPIQPLQPIWEFLQRGVISLAIDVNKTLAQCDHVGTEEKAYTLQRCPADSVQFNSGVMLWRRCPEVLGLFETWKEEWIRFQRQDQLALLRAIQATAIKLVELPEVYNFPAYRVTPDVIERNEVRLLHCLKGFVRIGRFRAIAQRLMPTSTALALEVLKQKRSFWDKIS, via the coding sequence ATGACTGGAGCCGCAGTGAAACGGGGTGTGGTTTATTGTGCCCTGAAGATACCCGAATATTTGGAGGCAGCAGTGATCAGTGCCTTCGCGCTACGGCAGCTTGAGCCAGAGTTGCCGATCGTGCTGCTGACAGATTTTGCTGGAGTGGAAGGGTTGGGGTTAGAGCGGTTCAATATTACGGTCAAGCGGATTGTTTTACCAGAAGTGTGGCGGCTTCCTGATGCAATGGAATCGAGATTGGTGAAGACGAGCTTGCCGGAGTTGGTGGAGTTTGATGAGACGTTGTATCTGGATGCGGATGTGTTGCCGATTCAACCGCTTCAGCCGATTTGGGAGTTTTTACAAAGAGGGGTGATCTCGCTGGCGATCGATGTCAACAAGACACTGGCTCAGTGTGACCATGTGGGAACTGAGGAGAAGGCGTATACGTTGCAGCGATGTCCGGCTGATTCGGTGCAGTTCAATAGTGGGGTGATGCTTTGGCGACGCTGCCCGGAGGTGTTGGGGCTGTTTGAAACCTGGAAGGAGGAGTGGATACGGTTTCAGCGGCAGGATCAGTTGGCACTGTTACGGGCGATTCAGGCAACGGCTATCAAGTTGGTTGAGTTACCGGAGGTCTATAACTTTCCGGCATACCGGGTGACACCGGATGTGATTGAGCGGAATGAGGTGAGGCTGTTGCATTGTTTGAAGGGATTTGTCCGCATCGGGCGGTTTCGGGCGATTGCCCAGCGGTTGATGCCCACTTCAACGGCATTGGCGCTTGAGGTGTTAAAGCAGAAGCGATCGTTCTGGGACAAGATTAGTTGA
- a CDS encoding HU family DNA-binding protein: protein MNKGELIDQIADKAGCTKKDADAILTAFLDTILETVAEGEKVTLVGFGTFEVRDRSAREGRNPSTGATIQIPATKVPAFSAGKLFKEKVAPPAVEEKPSASKGKGK, encoded by the coding sequence ATGAATAAGGGCGAATTAATCGACCAGATTGCTGACAAAGCGGGCTGCACCAAGAAGGATGCCGATGCTATTTTGACAGCATTTTTGGACACCATTTTAGAAACCGTGGCTGAAGGTGAGAAGGTAACGTTAGTGGGCTTTGGCACCTTTGAGGTGCGCGACCGTTCGGCACGGGAAGGGCGCAATCCTTCGACTGGCGCAACGATTCAGATTCCAGCGACGAAGGTTCCGGCATTCTCAGCCGGCAAGCTGTTCAAGGAGAAGGTGGCACCCCCTGCTGTAGAGGAGAAGCCCTCAGCGAGTAAGGGCAAGGGGAAGTAG
- a CDS encoding RHS repeat-associated core domain-containing protein has protein sequence MEYRFDKRDRQVKVFDANNTLDVSGNPIPEASRKFTLTQYDKVGNVLSITDPVGNKTEYTYDGLNRLITDKNQLGKTRTYGYDAVGNQTSMVDLNNQKRTFAYDGLNRQTHEYWWDKTNQSLKIRDIASTYNVGSQLIGVNDLNASNQTLSGYQYTYDANSRLKTVSNAGTSGATVVLTYSYDANGNIKSVGDTSGGTTTYGYSVLNQVTQITQSGTGVQNKRVNLSYNAVGQMASINRYSDLLGSNLVAGTSFAYDNLNHLQQLQHKANGSNVASYTYGYDAAGRIKTIGSQFLNSNYNDDTTYNYDSTSQLTGANHSTITESYKYDANGNRQDPNPTQIGQEYQTGVNNQLSFDGTYTYNYDDEGNLIQRVGNGTTRTFTWDYRNRLAGVTDSASGTTTYTYDALNQRIAKSANGTTTRFVYDRGNVYLEFSGNSSAPSTRYLHGPMVDQVLAQESNGQTTWTLADHLGSVRDLVNSSGLVVNHFTYDSFGNVLSSTGTVDTRYKFTGREYDSETGLHYYRARYHDAGIGRFIGQDPIGFEAGDTNLYRYVQSNPVNYKDPSGQFKVEIEYDLTGSPTVGVKGYHSRIVVTDRAGRKKAYEAGPSNSGAHNAVLTTVFGTNGVHPSYAMSRNT, from the coding sequence ATGGAGTATCGCTTTGATAAGCGTGATAGGCAAGTTAAAGTATTCGACGCTAACAATACCCTTGATGTGAGTGGCAACCCGATTCCAGAGGCGAGTCGGAAGTTCACGCTGACCCAATACGATAAGGTGGGCAATGTTCTATCGATTACAGATCCGGTTGGAAATAAAACTGAATATACTTACGATGGCTTGAACCGTTTGATAACGGACAAGAATCAGTTGGGTAAGACGCGCACCTATGGGTATGATGCGGTGGGTAATCAGACCAGTATGGTCGATCTCAATAACCAGAAGCGGACGTTTGCCTATGACGGGTTGAATCGGCAGACGCATGAATACTGGTGGGATAAGACGAATCAGAGTTTGAAGATTCGCGATATTGCCTCTACCTATAATGTGGGCAGTCAGTTAATAGGCGTTAATGACCTCAACGCCTCAAATCAGACACTTTCTGGTTATCAATACACCTACGATGCCAATAGTCGTCTCAAGACTGTGAGTAATGCCGGAACATCAGGAGCAACGGTTGTCTTGACTTACTCCTATGATGCCAATGGCAATATCAAATCAGTAGGTGATACTAGCGGAGGCACAACGACGTATGGTTACAGTGTGTTGAATCAGGTGACTCAAATTACCCAGAGTGGGACTGGGGTGCAGAATAAGCGGGTGAACTTGAGCTACAACGCAGTTGGTCAGATGGCATCAATCAACCGCTATTCGGATCTGTTAGGTAGCAATCTGGTGGCCGGAACCAGTTTTGCCTATGACAATCTCAATCATCTGCAACAGCTACAGCATAAAGCGAACGGCTCAAATGTTGCCTCCTACACCTACGGTTATGATGCTGCTGGGAGAATCAAAACGATTGGTAGTCAGTTCCTCAACTCTAACTACAACGACGACACTACTTACAACTATGACAGCACCAGTCAGTTAACAGGAGCCAACCATTCAACAATTACTGAAAGCTATAAGTATGATGCCAATGGTAATCGTCAAGATCCCAATCCAACTCAAATAGGGCAAGAATATCAAACTGGAGTAAACAATCAATTGTCGTTTGATGGGACTTACACCTACAACTACGACGATGAAGGGAATTTGATTCAGCGAGTCGGCAATGGTACAACCCGCACCTTTACCTGGGATTACCGGAATCGATTGGCTGGAGTGACAGATAGTGCGAGTGGCACGACCACCTACACTTACGATGCCTTGAATCAGCGGATTGCAAAATCAGCCAATGGAACAACCACACGCTTTGTCTACGACAGAGGCAATGTCTATCTGGAGTTCTCTGGTAATTCGTCTGCTCCTAGCACCCGTTACTTGCATGGACCAATGGTTGATCAGGTGTTGGCGCAGGAGTCCAATGGTCAAACCACCTGGACGTTAGCTGACCATCTGGGTAGCGTCAGGGATTTGGTTAATAGCAGTGGTTTAGTTGTTAACCACTTCACCTATGACTCCTTTGGTAACGTTCTATCTTCAACAGGAACAGTAGATACCCGCTACAAGTTCACAGGACGGGAGTACGATAGCGAGACGGGACTGCACTACTACCGGGCACGTTACCACGATGCAGGAATAGGTAGGTTTATTGGGCAAGATCCGATCGGGTTTGAGGCGGGAGATACCAACTTATATCGTTACGTACAGAGCAATCCAGTTAATTATAAAGATCCATCGGGTCAATTTAAAGTGGAAATTGAATATGACTTAACCGGATCTCCTACAGTGGGAGTAAAAGGTTATCATTCTCGCATTGTTGTTACTGATCGAGCGGGAAGAAAGAAAGCTTATGAGGCTGGACCTTCAAATTCAGGAGCCCACAATGCTGTTCTTACTACTGTGTTTGGAACCAATGGGGTGCATCCCAGTTATGCAATGAGTAGGAATACTTAG
- a CDS encoding ParM/StbA family protein: protein MSTAYRPFSIDLGNRFLKYRSGTQQPEIMLSVMAEVLADSRPNLDPKTSADILYLEGKPEYEGKRWIVGESARETPGYTNTVSLQNKVEEALRLVLATLAPASAKETEMVIDPLYITVPDAERDQSLASAGLVGTHRILRNQQAMSVTFNRVVVCAEAAAGYRYAIQKKVLVPGRLNGVLDIGGGTAIGALFNGKGQEIQDARAVFRKSGAFALATRIAAAPEMKQAARGAAAIDKLLDGIARRDYLYGATGVSFKQLFDAHHPLWLKNLMNEVVSRWDGYLDDVANIAIIGGSAPLAAPLVKGAKNKWFRLCPNPQFANVLGLAQAERELTAPGAGR from the coding sequence ATGTCTACCGCTTACCGACCTTTCTCAATTGACCTGGGCAACCGATTCTTAAAGTACCGCAGCGGCACTCAACAGCCTGAAATTATGCTGTCAGTGATGGCTGAAGTGCTCGCAGATAGTCGCCCCAACCTTGACCCCAAAACCAGTGCAGATATTCTGTACCTCGAAGGGAAACCGGAATACGAAGGGAAACGGTGGATTGTGGGAGAAAGCGCCCGCGAAACTCCGGGCTACACCAATACTGTCAGTCTGCAAAATAAAGTCGAGGAAGCATTACGCCTAGTGTTGGCGACGCTTGCTCCCGCTTCAGCCAAGGAAACAGAAATGGTGATCGATCCGTTATACATTACTGTGCCGGATGCAGAACGCGACCAATCGCTAGCATCCGCAGGGTTAGTCGGGACGCACCGAATCTTGCGCAACCAACAGGCAATGAGTGTCACCTTTAATCGGGTAGTGGTTTGTGCAGAAGCGGCGGCGGGTTACCGTTACGCGATTCAGAAGAAAGTCCTTGTACCCGGACGTCTGAATGGGGTTCTGGATATTGGCGGGGGAACGGCGATTGGAGCTCTGTTTAATGGCAAAGGGCAGGAGATTCAGGATGCCCGGGCCGTTTTCCGTAAATCTGGTGCGTTTGCGCTTGCTACTCGGATTGCGGCTGCCCCTGAAATGAAGCAGGCGGCGCGGGGTGCAGCAGCCATCGACAAGCTACTGGACGGGATTGCGCGAAGGGATTATTTATATGGCGCAACAGGGGTGTCATTCAAGCAACTCTTTGATGCCCACCATCCGCTCTGGCTTAAGAATCTAATGAACGAGGTTGTTTCCCGTTGGGATGGGTATCTCGATGACGTCGCAAATATTGCAATTATTGGCGGTAGCGCTCCTTTAGCGGCTCCCCTTGTGAAAGGAGCTAAAAATAAGTGGTTTCGCCTTTGTCCTAACCCTCAATTCGCCAACGTTCTGGGGTTGGCGCAGGCAGAGCGGGAACTCACAGCCCCAGGAGCCGGACGATGA
- a CDS encoding glycosyltransferase — MPALISLVTTVYNRQRYLAKTIASILSQTYPHFELLIWDDGSADDSLAIAQHYANQDDRIRVIAVPHQGIAPALKGAIAATTAPYLGWVDSDDLLAPTALEQTIAILNTHPDIGMVYTDYKVIDADGRDRGSGQRCRIPYTKDQLLLDFMTFHFRLMRRSVYEQVGGIDPTFDRAEDYDLCLRLSEVTQIHHLNQPLYFYRQHDSNATNDQLEMIRWAYKASTQALKRRGLDQKYQIDLQVTSRFSIRPRQPQIN; from the coding sequence ATGCCAGCTTTAATTTCTCTAGTAACAACCGTTTACAACCGCCAGCGATACCTGGCAAAAACGATCGCCAGTATCCTCTCGCAAACCTACCCTCACTTCGAGCTACTGATTTGGGACGACGGCTCCGCCGATGATTCCCTTGCCATCGCTCAGCACTACGCCAATCAGGACGATCGCATTCGCGTCATTGCTGTCCCCCACCAAGGCATCGCCCCCGCTCTCAAAGGTGCGATCGCAGCCACCACCGCCCCCTACCTTGGCTGGGTCGATAGCGACGATCTGCTTGCTCCCACCGCCCTAGAGCAAACGATCGCCATCCTCAACACTCACCCCGACATCGGCATGGTCTACACTGACTACAAAGTGATTGACGCAGATGGACGCGATCGCGGTTCTGGTCAGCGCTGCCGCATCCCCTACACCAAAGACCAGTTATTGCTCGACTTCATGACCTTCCACTTCCGCCTGATGCGCCGCTCCGTTTACGAGCAAGTCGGCGGCATTGATCCTACCTTTGATCGCGCCGAAGACTACGACCTCTGCCTGCGCCTCTCCGAAGTCACCCAGATCCACCACCTCAACCAACCCCTCTACTTCTACCGCCAACACGACAGCAACGCCACCAACGACCAGCTAGAAATGATCCGCTGGGCATACAAAGCCAGCACCCAAGCCCTCAAACGTCGGGGCTTAGACCAGAAATATCAGATTGACCTGCAAGTAACCAGCCGCTTTTCCATCCGTCCCAGACAGCCCCAAATCAACTAA
- a CDS encoding ISKra4 family transposase (programmed frameshift) — MDAEKLQQIQAHARAIAALLYDETAPEQLTTLEGIEAAVRGHVLEQVSPEIGKFFITRASGPSSGRSRQLKSILGSISLTENQAKVLNVKERTQLSPYLEKCCLILSANVSYERSAQDIPILTGMKVSRGTQQRLVHRQCFELPRIETAVEEMSIDGGKVRIRTPKGEICRWQDYKAVNLHGHCCEAFLQDNEQLVQWVNEQPLNTPVTCLGDGHDGIWNLFAGIAEVSQRREILDWFHLVENLYKVGGSLQRLATVESLLWQGNVDGAIEQFTGWQHEQVDNFIAYLTKHRHRIVNYSYYQAEGISIGSGMIESTVKQISARIKLTGAQWKADNVPQVLLHRCAYLNGQLSL, encoded by the exons ATGGATGCTGAGAAACTTCAACAAATTCAAGCTCACGCTCGTGCGATAGCGGCATTGCTCTACGATGAAACTGCCCCAGAGCAATTAACCACCCTTGAAGGCATCGAAGCGGCAGTAAGAGGACATGTCCTGGAGCAGGTCAGTCCAGAAATCGGTA AATTTTTTATCACAAGGGCAAGCGGTCCTAGCAGCGGACGAAGTCGGCAACTCAAAAGCATCCTTGGCAGCATCAGCCTCACCGAAAACCAAGCGAAAGTCTTGAACGTGAAAGAGCGCACTCAGTTAAGTCCTTACTTGGAGAAATGCTGCTTGATTTTGAGTGCGAATGTGTCCTATGAGCGATCTGCTCAAGATATTCCGATTCTAACGGGAATGAAGGTTTCCAGAGGGACACAGCAACGGTTAGTGCATCGGCAGTGCTTCGAGTTGCCACGAATTGAAACCGCAGTGGAGGAAATGAGTATTGATGGCGGCAAGGTGCGGATTCGTACTCCAAAAGGAGAGATTTGTAGATGGCAGGATTACAAAGCTGTGAATCTGCATGGACATTGCTGTGAGGCATTTTTGCAAGACAATGAGCAATTAGTCCAATGGGTCAACGAACAACCGCTGAACACTCCGGTCACTTGTCTCGGTGATGGTCATGATGGGATTTGGAACTTGTTTGCAGGGATTGCTGAAGTCAGCCAACGACGTGAGATTTTAGATTGGTTTCATCTGGTCGAAAATCTGTACAAAGTCGGTGGTTCACTGCAACGATTAGCCACTGTGGAAAGCTTGTTGTGGCAGGGTAACGTAGATGGCGCAATTGAGCAATTCACGGGTTGGCAGCATGAACAGGTTGACAACTTCATCGCCTATCTCACCAAACATCGTCATCGCATTGTCAACTATAGTTACTACCAAGCCGAAGGCATTTCAATTGGGTCGGGCATGATTGAATCGACGGTGAAGCAGATCAGCGCACGTATCAAACTGACCGGGGCACAGTGGAAAGCGGACAATGTGCCGCAAGTGTTGCTGCACCGTTGCGCTTATCTCAATGGGCAACTCTCACTCTAA